In Catenulispora sp. MAP5-51, one genomic interval encodes:
- a CDS encoding sugar phosphate isomerase/epimerase family protein: protein MTRFGYGTNGFADHRLEDALAILADLGYDGVALTLDHQHLDPYAANLPRRLDALARILDRLGLDVVIETGARYLLDPWRKHQPTLVSAEPEGRALRVDLLTRAVRIAAELDAQAVSFWSGTAAEGCDRAVALDRLARGCHIVLAAAQDAGVVLGFEPEPGMAVDTLDRFEELRDVLGRPDGFGVTLDIGHCRCLEPLPVAEYVARVADHLVNVQIDDMRRGVHEHLEFGQGEIDFPPVLEALSVSGYRGLVSVELPRHSHAAVRVASESLTFLKKAADSP, encoded by the coding sequence ATGACGCGCTTCGGCTACGGCACCAACGGCTTCGCCGACCACCGCCTGGAAGACGCGCTCGCGATCCTGGCCGACCTCGGCTACGACGGCGTCGCTCTGACGTTGGACCACCAGCACCTCGATCCCTATGCCGCCAACCTGCCCCGGCGGCTCGACGCGCTGGCCCGGATCCTGGACCGCCTCGGACTGGACGTCGTCATCGAGACCGGCGCGCGCTACCTGCTCGATCCGTGGCGCAAACACCAGCCGACGCTGGTGTCCGCCGAGCCGGAGGGCCGTGCGCTGCGCGTCGATCTGCTGACGCGCGCCGTGCGCATCGCCGCCGAGCTCGACGCGCAGGCCGTGTCGTTCTGGAGCGGCACCGCCGCAGAGGGCTGCGATCGCGCGGTCGCTCTGGACCGGCTGGCGCGGGGTTGCCACATTGTGCTCGCTGCGGCCCAGGACGCCGGTGTCGTCCTCGGCTTCGAACCCGAGCCGGGCATGGCCGTGGACACCCTCGACCGGTTCGAGGAGCTGCGCGACGTCCTCGGCCGGCCGGACGGGTTCGGGGTGACGTTGGACATCGGCCATTGCCGGTGTCTGGAGCCGCTTCCCGTCGCCGAGTACGTCGCACGCGTCGCCGACCACCTGGTGAACGTGCAGATCGACGACATGCGCCGAGGTGTGCACGAGCACCTGGAGTTCGGGCAGGGCGAGATCGACTTCCCGCCGGTGTTGGAGGCACTGTCAGTGTCCGGATACCGGGGCCTGGTCTCCGTCGAGCTGCCGCGCCACTCGCACGCGGCCGTCCGGGTGGCCTCCGAATCGTTGACGTTCCTCAAGAAAGCCGCGGATTCGCCATGA